In Salarias fasciatus chromosome 20, fSalaFa1.1, whole genome shotgun sequence, a single window of DNA contains:
- the LOC115408257 gene encoding uncharacterized protein LOC115408257, whose amino-acid sequence MLGFPGGLLLGRTGVATLLSLELLADDKLLMDHLENYMNTVTDYDHYISEKMNIAHRSDNVHMFNIFISVLAVEFGGLAAILSSRVGLAVGSTMYKLVIKKSGETATGKALSVAGPLCLVVISTSGCLLGLLLRMYLSITLPVIICFFFVLVFLQILFVFFDNCGRCSLLFGVLTIFAFSPLNTPIVLSMMFLLTFVFQTKLILSVALVPKTSPLRTFVKSYGFDLIITPILQFLMITDVFNFARHPIVILHQTSTTSTGSAAVEGIFVGVLSSHFLMVAVGMSLFSFKEVTGAAKVCAGAVTSGGAAIAGIESVASLLGPGPTIGALMGVAGAVGVTLTAAGATAFRYGQVMGGHRLMGLLGVTAGAAVGAYLASSTHSGLSALYMALCAAAVPGTLILNWMTVVLKRHARWSVINICFYLFMGVLSAVWVYFAIPIQGVLTFIAYLIVCTAASIVLVCVSCAFDFWGLTASSDEEEDESDPSSPEAQNNYRLRQLLDFYSLSSLTQSKLDILENLYNDAGGKLVHLSKSLRRRVFSS is encoded by the coding sequence ATGTTGGGATTTCCCGGAGGCCTGCTGTTGGGACGAACAGGGGTCGCTACACTTCTGTCTTTGGAGCTTCTGGCTGATGACAAGCTACTCATGGACCACTTAGAAAACTACATGAACACTGTCACGGACTATGATCATTACAtatctgaaaaaatgaacataGCACACAGGAGTGATAATGTCCACATGTTTAACATCTTCATATCAGTTTTGGCTGTGGAGTTTGGTGGCCTGGCTGCGATCCTCTCTTCACGTGTCGGTCTGGCTGTTGGATCGACAATGTATAAGCTGGTGATCAAAAAATCTGGTGAAACAGCTACAGGGAAAGCTCTTTCTGTGGCTGGGCCACTTTGTCTGGTGGTTATCAGCACAAGCGGGTGTCTTCTAGGTCTTCTGTTGCGCATGTATCTATCCATTACTTTACCTGTCatcatatgtttcttttttgttctggtctttttgcagattttatttgttttctttgacaatTGTGGCAGATGCAGTTTGCTTTTTGGTGTGCTAACAATATTTGCTTTCTCTCCACTGAATACGCCCATCGTCTTGTCCATGATGTTTCTATTGACATTTGTGTTCCAGACAAAGTTGATTCTCTCTGTGGCGTTAGTTCCAAAGACATCACCCCTGAGGACGTTTGTTAAGTCATATGGCTTCGACCTGATTATCACTCCAATATTACAGTTTTTGATGATAACTGATGTGTTTAACTTTGCAAGACACCCCATTGTTATTCTGCATCAAACCAGCACAACCAGCACAGGCAGCGCTGCAGTGGAGGGcatttttgttggtgttttgtcCTCTCACTTTCTGATGGTTGCTGTGGGAATGTCATTATTCTCCTTTAAAGAAGTAACCGGAGCAGCTAAAGTGTGTGCTGGTGCTGTGACTTCAGGTGGAGCAGCTATCGCTGGGATTGAGTCTGTTGCGTCTCTGCTGGGTCCAGGCCCCACTATAGGAGCTCTGATGGGGGTGGCAGGGGCAGTAGGGGTGACTCTTACTGCAGCTGGGGCAACAGCATTTCGTTATGGACAAGTGATGGGCGGCCATAGATTGATGGGATTGCTTGGAgtgacagctggagcagctgtaGGAGCGTATCTAGCTTCATCTACCCACAGTGGGCTGTCAGCTCTCTATATGGCTCTGTGTGCTGCAGCAGTTCCAGGTACACTCATTCTGAACTGGATGACTGTCGTCCTGAAGAGACATGCTCGATGGTCAGTGATTAACATCTGTTTCTACTTGTTCATGGGAGTGCTTTCTGCAGTTTGGGTGTATTTCGCCATCCCCATTCAAGGTGTACTGACTTTTATAGCTTATTTGATTGTTTGTACTGCTGCAAGTATagtgcttgtttgtgtttcttgtgcTTTTGATTTCTGGGGGCTGACGGCCTCCAgcgatgaggaggaagatgagagtGATCCATCTTCTCCAGAGGCCCAAAATAATTACCGACTCAGACAACTCTTAGACTTCTATTCATTGTCCAGCTTAACACAATCAAAACTGGACATTCTGGAGAACTTGTACAATGATGCCGGTGGAAAACTGGTTCACTTAAGCAAGAGTCTTCGACGACGAGTGTTTTCGTCCTGA